The following are encoded together in the Glycine soja cultivar W05 chromosome 5, ASM419377v2, whole genome shotgun sequence genome:
- the LOC114412589 gene encoding NAC domain-containing protein 104-like, producing the protein MGDNNVNLPPGFRFYPTDEELVVHFLQRKANLLPCHPDVIPDLELYPYDPWELHGRALAEGKQWYYYSRRTQNRVTGNGYWMPMGMEEPVVSSSSNKRVGMKKYYVFHLGEAPDGNTTNWIMQEYRLLDSDSSSRSSKRRSQPKPDHNKWVICQVYEQDNDDDGDGTELSCLDEVFLSLDDLEEISLPN; encoded by the exons ATGGGAGATAACAATGTCAACCTCCCACCCGGGTTTCGCTTCTACCCCACAGATGAAGAGCTTGTTGTTCATTTCCTTCAAAGAAAGGCAAACCTTCTTCCTTGCCATCCAGATGTCATCCCTGATCTTGAACTCTACCCATATGATCCTTGGGAACTTCATG GTAGAGCTTTGGCAGAGGGAAAGCAATGGTACTACTACAGCAGAAGGACACAAAATAGGGTCACTGGCAATGGTTATTGGATGCCAATGGGAATGGAAGAGCCAGTGGTTTCAAGCTCAAGCAATAAGAGAGTTGGCATGAAGAAATATTATGTGTTCCATTTGGGAGAAGCCCCTGATGGTAACACAACCAATTGGATAATGCAAGAGTATCGTCTATTAGATTCTGATTCCTCTAGCAGATCATCTAAAAGAAGATCACAACCTAAACCG GACCATAATAAATGGGTGATATGTCAAGTTTATGAACAGGATAAcgatgatgatggtgatggtACAGAACTCTCTTGTTTGGATGAAGTTTTCTTGTCATTGgatgatcttgaagaaataaGTTTGCCAAATTAG